The DNA region TCGTACCCGTTGGTGTCGGAAATTTATTTGTGTGATTAGGTTCAAGTGTAAAATTCAGAGATAATTTCCACATTACTTGTGCGTGGATAAAAATTAGAGGTCCTTGTCCTTCTCATGAAATGTACAGCTTTCACTTACAGAGAGTGCATTGGGTGTTGCTAACTTTCGGATGGTACAATAAGTACAGCCGGCCTTTTGCTCTTgacttttctttaaaacaaaTAGAAACCTGTTGGCAGGAGCTAAATTTTGACCAATCTAGGCTGTTTTAATGGATAATTCTGTCTAAAACGGGTAAATCCCAAGTCTACCACTACCAAGAGGAGTTTCTTTTGTAAGCAACTCAAAATTTGCATATTTGTGCAATGTATGTTAGCTTTTGTTTTATTAAAGATCTAGTCGGTGAGAAGGGTCATTCCTTGAGAAtgataaacaaaatcaaattcaaaCATATACAAATACGCAATCTGTTAACTTGAGAATGGTCATGTGATTGCTTTAAGCCTTCATTGGCTCCACCCTTGGTCACAAGCACAAATATCATCACTCACCACCATAATTAACACATATCTACATTTAACTAAATGGACCTccatttcactaaatggatacCCATTAACCATCGATCGGTGAGATTTTACTATATCTCATTtagttaaatctcaaatgtCACTAATATTCAAGAGAGTATTTCCGTTCCTTTCATCACATTTATCTAGGTGTAAAGGGTTGATAGCAACTAATCCAAGCCATCCATGGCATCGATGTGGGTTGGGGCAATCCAACCAAGAGATTGTAGCAATGATATCTCAATTTTAACCTAATTGGAGTAATGgtttttcaactaaaaatctatgacTATTTGTCTCTTAACTgctcaaaacgtgtagctatgatCATTTTCTTCAACTCCGTTAAAAGTTCCGTCAAAATGAATCACATGCCACGCACATGAGGCTGAATCGAGGAGCAaatatgaaaaaccaaatgagaaaaattgtagcaatggtccctcaactttaacccaattagagtaatggtccctcaattttaacctaattgtagcaatgaccctcccaacataacttattttgatggAATTTTGACAGAGTTAACGAAAAGGACCATAgttgcacattttgatgagttaagagacCAATAATAgtcatggatttttagttgagggatcattgctacaattttcttttttgaaaaacaaattaCATTAGAGATGCTATTATTTCCATTCTTCCTTTTTCACAAGAAATAAAATCTACACGAAATTTATTTAAACTATAAGCAGGAGAGGATTTAAACTTAAGACACAATAGATTAAAGATGACATTTGAACAACCAGGGCAATCCACACTTATTGAGTTCCTCCTCAATATACATACTGGTTGCACCATATTGTTAATACGACATCGATACGATACGAATATGTCAATATAACGTTTTAATAttgatatattatggacttCGTGTCGTTTGAGTCGCTCCATATATTCGGTCCGAGATAGACAATGCACAACCCATGTGTGCGGGAGAGAAGAAATAAAGTGGGTGAGTCGAGTCGAGCGACACTGGTTAGGTTGCATAGGTGAATGAATAAAACGACGCCACAAGATGGTCTCTCCGCAAGCACTCAGTATTTACGGCATTATCTTATCAGTACctcctgctgctgctgctgctgctgcttatCCGCTTCGCTCTGCTTCAAAGCGCACAGACACACTCAGCAGCACAAAGCAGTAGCAGCAGCGAAGCTACACTATGAGCAATTTCATGGGATTGGAGCTCTCAGCCTCCATAACCAAACCCTCCACCTTCTTCTTCGACGCCATTAATTTCTTCCCACTCGCTGAAAATCTCTCCCCAGCAACCCTTCCAATCCCTTCCATGTCCTCTgcctctcctttccctcctccCAAACACCGCCTTCAGTCCAAGCACAGAAGAAAGACAGGAGTAATCCAATCAATCTCCACTACCCGTGAGTCTTTTCTAACCTTCATTCTTTTATTTCAGCACTGCCTGTCTTACTTTGGTTCTTGAAGcagaaatggtgaaaatttgagaaaataaGAATTTGTTTTAGATAATTTGCCACTAAATTGAGTATTTTGAGGtgggtttttgaattttttgaaaacccaaaacaatATATAGCAAAAGGCTCAAAATtgctgtaatttttttttggtttgtttttatattaattttgggaAGGTGAATTTGTTGCTCAGGTACTCAAGCAAGTAACATAGCCAGTGCCCAAGTGGCAGAGCAAGTAGATGTTGAAGTCGCTGAGGGTTACACCATGACTCAATTTTGTGATAAGATTATTGATATTTTCATGAATGAGAAACCCCGGACAAAGGATTGGAGGAAGTTTTTGGTGTTTAGGGAGGACTGGAAGAAGTACAGGGAAAATTTTTACAACCGGTGTTGGACGCGAGCAGATACGGAGGTTGATCCAACAATGAAGGAAAAGTTTACTTCTTTGGGAAGAAAGGTGAAGAAGGTATGTTGATGTCTCTATTCTATCGAGTTCTTTTGGTTTGAtgattctttctttgtttctgtaaTATGTGAGGAATTAGAAGGACAAAGTTGAAACCATGCCTTTAGTTACATTGGAGACCGAAAATTAGATAAGCATTGTACTTGATTTAGGGGTGGGTTTAGTTTTCCAGGTCTACTAGGATTATACACTTCATTCTTGTTTATTCTTCTATTTATTAACATCTGAAAGAACAGGTAGAGATTCGTGTAAATATATGCTTGTTTGAGTTTAGAGCTCTTTTACGGTTATGTTTGATCAGGAGTGAGCATTGCAGATTGATGATGAAATGGAAAGGCACAATGAACTTCTCAATGAGATACAAGACAATCCAACTGACGTTAATGCAATAGTTGCACGGAGGCGTAAAGACTTCACAGAGGAATTCTTTCGCCACCTTAACCTACTTTCGGAAATTTATGATAGTTTGGAGGATCGTGATGGTAATTACAATTGCACAATCATCTTCAGTGTTTGTATGTggattatttttcatgaaatcaTTTGCTGATGACTTGATTTTGACGTTCATAAATATTTGAGAGTGTCTCTAGTTTTCTTTtcaatatggtttttcaaatgCACAAAGTTTCACGAATTCTCCCAAATCTGACCTGTGCGACTTTGGGTGGAAACATATGATGTTCAATTGATCATTTCGAATTTTGAATTTCCATGACAGTTCTTTCGATCTGGAGATCGAGTTTTGTAGTTTGTTCACTTATCTTATATGATtgtctgaattttttttatcagcGATGGCCCGGCTGGGGGCTAGGTGTTTGTCTGCTGTCAGTGCTTATGATAACACACTGGAATATGTGGAGACATTAGATACTGCTCAGGCCAAATTTGATGAAATCCTAAATTCTCCTTCCATGGATGTAGCATGTGAGAAGATTAAAAGCCTTGCCAAGGCTAAGGCGCTTGATTCTTCATTAGTATTGTTGATAAACAGTGCTTGGGCTTCAGCAAAGGAGTCCACAACTATGAAAAACGAGGTATGGTCATTAACCTTGTACCTATAGCATATCATCGGTTTTCCTAATAATTATCATAATCAATCAATGCGTCAGAGAAGCACAACTCAAGCAAAGGATAAATCAGTATAATGCATTTAAAGAATACGCCAAGCACTGCATTGTTCtgttcttaggtactaatgggTGTAAGTCATTATAGAGGGTGCACGAGATACTGTTGAATGAGTTCATCTTACGAGGATACGACTGTAGGTATCTTCAAACGAAAGAACACTTCTCTGACAGCTATCAAGTTTAATGGAATTTAGAATGATTTCAAAGGTTTCCTTTTGCACATTATCCCTTCAAGAAAGGAACATATATAGTGACGAAGACATGTGTAGATACTTGTTGATCGGTTGTAACTcctacaaaaaatatatattcttCTATCGAGGTTCTGTGAGGCACTAGGACATCAACAACTCTGGCTTCTTCAAGCGAAGCTTCACCAATATTAAAATCTTTAACTATGAAGTTTTTTAGGCCTTCATGAACTTGAATGCTTGCTCttccttgtctgttacctcaagATTAGATGTCTTAGTGCAGGTCAAAGACGTAATGTATCATTTGTACAAAGCCACAAAAAGCAGTCTTCGGAGCATTGcaccaaaagaaataaaactacTCAAGCATTTGCTGAACATCACGGATCCCGAAGAGCGATTCTCGGCATTGGCAACAGCTTTCTCCCCTGGAGATGGACCTGAAGCCAAGGACCCCAAAGCTGTATATACGTAAGAGAGCCCCTTTCTTTTTcagatgatttttcatcaataaAAACTTCAGTTACACTTTTGCGAGATAACATCTTCTGTATGCCCCTTTTTGTGGCTGAGCAGTACTCCGAAAGAGCTTCACAGGTGGATTAAGATCATGCTTGATGCGTACCATCTAAATGCGGAAGAAACCGACATTAGAGAAGCCAAGCAGATGACTCAGCCTGTGGTTATACAAAGGCTGTTCATCCTCAAGGAAACTATCGAACAGGAATATTTGGAACGAAGCACAGAGCAGGAGTCTCAAGCAGAGGGTGCTAAACCAGAGGAGTTCTAGTAGCACCCATATTCATTAATAGCTTTATTCTGGACGTCATCTTCTTGTTGGAGAAGAATCTTAGTTATTGATGTACATCTGGTGGAGTAGATCGAGAATCGGATTGGAATGCgcaaatttgacagcaaagtCCAAGCATTGCAGATTTGAACTTTGGTGTCCGATATGAGCCCGTGGCCAGCCGTTTTGAAGAGAACGTGTGACAGACTAGACTCAGTGCTTCACCCTGACATATAGGCAATTGTAGCCGCATTCTAATGTTTACTAGCCCGAAACAGTGTTCTAAATTTTGAACAACTTTTCgatattttgttattttcatattttggtTGGTATTAAGATTCTTAACAAGCCTAGAGTTGTGTACTACATTTCATATTATTCAATGAACAACTTTGAAGTTTACTTATATTTTCGTGTGGATTCCAGTTTCATATGCTTTAAGGTTATCGTATGATTCCACTCTATATCATGCTGCATCAGttgtagaaaaaaaaagttagtaGCCGATCTGGCATCTAGAGTTTTCGGCTTCTTAATTTGAATGAGGATATTGGGAATTCTCAAATTGTGTccattcattgtacatcgtacggtcagttttcttcaagtactattcatatttaattttaaataaaagtatttaaaatgattcCTACCGCACGATGTCGATAAACGGACATGACTCACAAAAAGGATttgaagaggatcctcattgtcTTAATTTGGTTCTATGTCTTCGGGTTACCTTGGAAGAAATTGAACATTGGATCCATCAAGTGTTTTAAAAAAGGAAGCTTTAAGAGCACTTCCACTAGGGGTGGGATAGGCCGGCACACAGCCAAAAAAATGACCCGGCACCTAGGGAAGTCTCTCCAGCCCATGGGATTGCCTGGCATCCAGCCCAAGCTGGTCTCCAGGCCAGTCCAAAATTGACAAACCTTGGGACCGGCCTGTATGACACCATGCTGACGTCAGGGATGGAAGAAGCCACGGAGGGAGAAGGCAAATGGCTTGAAAGTAATGGCCCGAATTCGTcgaaaaatctgaaaaaaaatgcAACGATAGCATGTTTGCATCAACACAAAGGTTTCCAACACGATTTATATGTTAGAAACCATAAGAATAGGATTGAGAACTTACCCAGGTGAAATGCAAGAGATTTCATTGAGATTAGACCTTGAACTCATCGGAGTTGTCTGTTTTCCTTTGTCGGAATCACATGCAAGGAATTAAGCCCTCGAATTAACCGCAAAAATTGCAACACAACATGATTTAAAGCTCAAGAACACAGTACAGTGATAGAAACATCACCTTGGTTAGAGATTGAGAGCTCAAGCTCT from Malus domestica chromosome 01, GDT2T_hap1 includes:
- the LOC103417577 gene encoding uncharacterized protein At4g37920 codes for the protein MSNFMGLELSASITKPSTFFFDAINFFPLAENLSPATLPIPSMSSASPFPPPKHRLQSKHRRKTGVIQSISTTRTQASNIASAQVAEQVDVEVAEGYTMTQFCDKIIDIFMNEKPRTKDWRKFLVFREDWKKYRENFYNRCWTRADTEVDPTMKEKFTSLGRKVKKIDDEMERHNELLNEIQDNPTDVNAIVARRRKDFTEEFFRHLNLLSEIYDSLEDRDAMARLGARCLSAVSAYDNTLEYVETLDTAQAKFDEILNSPSMDVACEKIKSLAKAKALDSSLVLLINSAWASAKESTTMKNEVKDVMYHLYKATKSSLRSIAPKEIKLLKHLLNITDPEERFSALATAFSPGDGPEAKDPKAVYTTPKELHRWIKIMLDAYHLNAEETDIREAKQMTQPVVIQRLFILKETIEQEYLERSTEQESQAEGAKPEEF